From a region of the Myxococcus virescens genome:
- a CDS encoding HesB/IscA family protein encodes MSEQATQETTQRQAPATAPVAKPPKGITIADSAVVRLKELLEQRQTPEAGLRLAVKGGGCSGLQYSMEWSEKSRERDKIFEKDGVRVFVDPKSYLYLIGTELVFEQTLMASGFKLNNPNIKAACGCGESFSV; translated from the coding sequence ATGAGCGAACAGGCGACCCAGGAGACGACGCAGCGCCAGGCGCCTGCCACCGCGCCCGTGGCCAAGCCCCCCAAGGGCATCACCATTGCCGACAGCGCGGTGGTCCGGCTGAAGGAGCTGCTGGAGCAGCGGCAGACGCCTGAGGCGGGCTTGCGGCTGGCCGTGAAGGGCGGCGGGTGCTCGGGCCTCCAGTACTCCATGGAGTGGTCGGAGAAGTCCCGCGAGCGCGACAAGATTTTCGAGAAGGACGGCGTGCGCGTCTTCGTGGACCCGAAGAGCTACCTGTACCTCATCGGCACCGAGCTGGTGTTCGAGCAGACGCTGATGGCCTCCGGCTTCAAGCTGAACAACCCCAACATCAAGGCGGCCTGCGGCTGCGGAGAGAGCTTCTCCGTCTGA
- a CDS encoding IscS subfamily cysteine desulfurase, with protein sequence MKLPIYMDNHATTPLDPRVLEAMLPYLREDFGNAASRNHVFGWKAEAAVNKARQQVAELIGAAEQEIVFTSGATESDNLAIKGVIEFYKSKGDHIITLKTEHKAILDTCKRLERVRQERLDELKLLRLAQLAGQDVTEDNQSELLAKHDVESDETYRKWAELPTGGARVTYLDVEPDGRVSLEKLAAAMTPKTVLVSIMFANNEIGVVQPVAEIGALCRSKGVLFHCDAVQGIGKVPFDVEAMKVDLASITSHKMYGPKGIGALYVRRRPRVRIAPIIDGGGHERGMRSGTLNVSAIVGFGMAAELARKELPEESARLLRLREKLRKGLTDALDMTTINGSLEHRLPGNLNISFAHAEGESLMMGIKDVAVSSGSACTSASLEPSYVLRALGVDEELAHSSIRFGLGRFTTEEEVDYVVNLVVDKVRKLRDMSPLYEMAKEGIDLKSIEWTAH encoded by the coding sequence GTGAAGCTGCCGATCTACATGGACAACCACGCCACCACCCCGCTGGACCCGCGGGTGCTGGAGGCGATGCTGCCCTACCTGCGAGAGGATTTCGGTAACGCGGCCAGCCGCAATCACGTGTTCGGCTGGAAGGCCGAGGCGGCGGTGAACAAGGCCCGGCAGCAGGTGGCCGAGCTCATCGGCGCGGCCGAGCAGGAGATCGTCTTCACCTCGGGCGCCACCGAGTCCGACAACCTGGCCATCAAGGGCGTCATCGAGTTCTACAAGTCCAAGGGTGACCACATCATCACCCTCAAGACGGAGCACAAGGCCATCCTGGACACCTGCAAGCGCCTGGAGCGCGTGCGGCAGGAGCGCCTGGACGAGCTGAAGCTGCTGCGGCTGGCGCAGCTGGCGGGCCAGGACGTCACCGAGGACAACCAGTCGGAGCTGCTGGCGAAGCACGACGTGGAGTCCGACGAGACGTACCGCAAGTGGGCCGAGCTGCCCACCGGCGGCGCGCGCGTCACCTACCTGGACGTGGAGCCCGACGGGCGGGTGAGCCTGGAGAAGCTGGCCGCGGCGATGACGCCGAAGACGGTGCTGGTCTCCATCATGTTCGCCAACAACGAGATTGGCGTGGTGCAGCCCGTCGCGGAGATTGGGGCGCTGTGCCGCTCCAAGGGCGTGCTCTTCCACTGCGACGCGGTGCAGGGCATCGGCAAGGTGCCCTTCGACGTGGAGGCCATGAAGGTGGACCTGGCCTCCATCACCTCGCACAAGATGTACGGCCCCAAGGGCATCGGCGCGCTGTACGTGCGCCGCCGGCCGCGCGTGCGCATCGCGCCCATCATCGACGGCGGCGGTCACGAGCGCGGCATGCGCTCCGGCACGCTGAACGTGTCGGCCATCGTCGGCTTTGGCATGGCGGCCGAGCTGGCTCGCAAGGAGCTGCCCGAGGAGTCGGCGCGCCTCCTTCGCCTGCGTGAGAAGCTGCGCAAGGGCCTCACGGACGCGCTGGACATGACCACCATCAACGGCTCGCTGGAGCACCGGCTGCCGGGCAACCTCAACATCTCCTTCGCCCACGCGGAGGGTGAGTCCCTGATGATGGGCATCAAGGACGTGGCGGTGTCCTCCGGCTCGGCGTGTACGTCCGCCTCCCTGGAGCCCTCCTACGTGCTGCGCGCGCTGGGCGTGGACGAGGAGCTGGCGCACAGCTCCATCCGCTTCGGCCTGGGCCGCTTCACCACGGAAGAGGAAGTCGACTACGTGGTGAACCTCGTAGTGGACAAGGTCCGCAAGCTGCGCGACATGAGCCCGCTCTACGAGATGGCCAAGGAAGGCATCGACCTCAAGAGCATCGAGTGGACGGCGCACTAG
- a CDS encoding 2Fe-2S iron-sulfur cluster-binding protein, with the protein MPKVTFKSPLAEVSADVPTGTTLLDAAEACGAQVGHSCGGVCGCSTCHIWVRKGLDSLSEQTDAEADRLDMGFDVRPYSRLSCQTELGAEDILVEITEESLTAFMDENPVLRRSLEAEGKWPLKK; encoded by the coding sequence GTGCCCAAGGTGACTTTCAAGAGCCCCCTGGCCGAGGTCAGCGCCGACGTGCCCACCGGCACCACCCTGCTGGACGCCGCCGAGGCCTGCGGCGCCCAGGTGGGGCATAGCTGTGGCGGGGTCTGCGGCTGCTCCACCTGCCATATCTGGGTCCGCAAGGGCCTCGACTCGCTGAGCGAGCAGACGGACGCGGAGGCGGACCGCCTGGACATGGGCTTCGACGTCCGCCCCTATTCCCGGTTGAGCTGCCAGACGGAGCTGGGCGCCGAGGACATCCTGGTCGAAATCACCGAGGAGTCCCTCACCGCCTTCATGGACGAGAACCCCGTCCTGCGCCGTTCGCTCGAGGCCGAAGGAAAATGGCCGCTGAAGAAGTGA
- the hscB gene encoding Fe-S protein assembly co-chaperone HscB, with the protein MRTHFDVFGLKRAYDVDVPALEKQYRELSLQLHPDRVAQASARERLQALEGTTALNEAFKTLKDPVRRAFYLLKLHGIDLDREDAGAQKDMPLAFLEEVMDLRESLDTAMAKKDLGRARAMADDVEARKKAALTEAAESLRTLEAGEPGDGGQEQVRKASHALGRVRYFTRFLEQVDAFEEEIQA; encoded by the coding sequence TTGAGGACCCACTTCGACGTCTTCGGCCTGAAGCGCGCCTATGACGTGGACGTGCCGGCGCTGGAGAAGCAGTACCGCGAGCTGTCGTTGCAGCTCCATCCGGACCGCGTGGCACAGGCCAGCGCGCGCGAGCGCCTGCAGGCCCTGGAGGGCACCACCGCCCTCAACGAGGCCTTCAAGACGTTGAAGGACCCGGTGCGCCGCGCCTTCTACCTGCTCAAGCTGCACGGTATCGACCTGGACCGCGAGGACGCGGGCGCCCAGAAGGACATGCCCCTGGCCTTCCTGGAGGAGGTCATGGACCTGCGCGAGTCGCTGGACACCGCCATGGCGAAGAAGGACCTGGGCCGCGCCCGGGCCATGGCGGATGACGTGGAGGCCCGGAAGAAGGCCGCCCTCACCGAGGCGGCGGAGTCGCTTCGCACCCTGGAGGCGGGCGAGCCGGGGGACGGCGGGCAGGAACAAGTGAGAAAGGCATCGCACGCGCTGGGGCGGGTGCGCTACTTCACGCGCTTCCTCGAGCAGGTGGACGCGTTCGAGGAGGAGATTCAGGCGTGA
- the hscA gene encoding Fe-S protein assembly chaperone HscA → MSKNGYLQIHDPLKPKGQAVGIDLGTTNSLVAAVVKDQPVCVPVDEGDALFLPSVVHYAKDGGVVVGARARKLASEHPTDTIASVKRFMGRSPDDAETRKLGHYKFAPGAKVVRFDVAGGTPVTPIEVSGEVLRALKRRAEAHFSTKVEQAVITVPAYFDDTQRQATKDAGRLAGLEVLRLLNEPTAAALAYGLDKGSQGTFAVYDLGGGTFDISILKLVDGVFEVKSTGGDSALGGDDFDRAIAQRVLETLGASEAPAPALVAEVLAASRKAKEALTDAASVEFSAGGQMHSVKREDFDAWVQPFVQKTGTVCRRAMKDAGVTAGELDGVILVGGATRVPAVRRYVAELFGREPLGDIDPDQVVALGAAVLANLLTTADRQDDVLLLDVIPLSLGLETMGGIVEKLIQRNSTIPTTAGQVFTTFKDGQTGLDVHVLQGERELVEDNRSLARFTLSGIPPMAAGMARVEVRFQVDADGILSVSAQEQSTGVSQSITVKPSHGLTDEEIEQMLLDSIDYAEDDIQARQVREQRVDAERVLAEADRQLGEHGSLLQEGERAIIDSAIARVRELMKGEDHLKLKEAVHALDEASRPFIERVMNQAITQVVAGHSVEDY, encoded by the coding sequence GTGAGCAAGAACGGCTACCTTCAGATTCACGACCCGCTGAAGCCCAAAGGGCAGGCGGTGGGCATCGACCTGGGCACGACGAACTCGCTGGTGGCGGCGGTGGTGAAGGACCAGCCCGTCTGCGTCCCGGTGGACGAGGGCGACGCGCTGTTCCTCCCTTCCGTCGTGCACTACGCGAAGGACGGCGGCGTGGTGGTGGGCGCCCGGGCCCGGAAGCTGGCGTCCGAGCACCCCACTGACACCATCGCCTCCGTGAAGCGCTTCATGGGGCGCAGCCCGGATGACGCAGAGACGCGCAAGCTGGGGCACTACAAGTTCGCGCCCGGCGCCAAGGTGGTGCGCTTCGACGTGGCGGGCGGCACGCCGGTCACGCCCATTGAAGTCTCCGGTGAGGTGCTGCGCGCCCTCAAGCGCCGCGCGGAAGCGCACTTCTCCACCAAGGTGGAGCAGGCCGTCATCACCGTGCCCGCCTACTTCGACGACACCCAGCGGCAGGCCACCAAGGACGCGGGCCGGCTGGCCGGGCTGGAGGTGCTGCGGCTGCTCAACGAGCCCACCGCCGCCGCGCTGGCCTACGGCCTGGACAAGGGCAGCCAGGGCACCTTCGCCGTCTACGATTTGGGCGGCGGCACCTTCGACATCTCCATCCTCAAGCTGGTGGACGGCGTGTTCGAGGTGAAGTCCACCGGCGGCGACTCCGCGCTGGGTGGCGATGACTTCGACCGGGCGATTGCGCAGCGCGTGCTGGAGACGCTGGGCGCGTCCGAGGCGCCAGCTCCCGCCCTGGTGGCGGAGGTGCTGGCGGCCTCGCGCAAGGCCAAGGAAGCGCTCACCGACGCGGCTTCGGTGGAGTTCTCCGCGGGCGGGCAGATGCACTCGGTGAAGCGCGAGGACTTCGACGCCTGGGTTCAGCCCTTCGTGCAGAAGACGGGCACGGTGTGCCGGCGGGCCATGAAGGACGCGGGCGTGACGGCCGGGGAGCTGGACGGCGTCATCCTGGTCGGCGGCGCCACGCGCGTGCCGGCGGTGCGCCGCTACGTGGCGGAGCTGTTCGGCCGTGAGCCGCTGGGCGACATCGACCCGGACCAGGTGGTGGCGCTGGGCGCCGCGGTGCTGGCCAACCTGCTCACCACGGCGGACCGGCAGGACGACGTGCTGCTGCTGGACGTGATTCCCCTCTCCCTGGGTTTGGAGACGATGGGCGGCATCGTGGAGAAGCTGATTCAGCGCAACTCCACCATCCCCACCACCGCGGGCCAGGTGTTCACCACCTTCAAGGATGGGCAGACGGGCCTGGACGTCCACGTGCTCCAGGGCGAGCGCGAGCTGGTGGAGGACAACCGCAGTCTGGCGCGCTTCACCCTGTCCGGCATTCCGCCCATGGCCGCGGGCATGGCCCGGGTGGAGGTCCGCTTCCAGGTGGACGCCGATGGCATCCTCTCCGTCAGCGCGCAGGAGCAGAGCACCGGCGTCAGCCAGTCGATTACGGTAAAGCCCAGCCACGGCCTCACGGATGAGGAGATTGAGCAGATGCTGCTCGACTCCATCGACTACGCCGAGGACGACATCCAGGCCCGGCAGGTCCGCGAACAGCGGGTGGACGCCGAGCGCGTCCTGGCCGAGGCGGACCGGCAGCTGGGCGAGCACGGCTCGCTGCTCCAGGAGGGGGAGCGCGCCATCATCGACTCCGCCATCGCCCGGGTTCGCGAGCTGATGAAGGGCGAGGACCACCTGAAGCTGAAGGAGGCCGTGCACGCGCTGGACGAGGCGTCCCGCCCCTTCATCGAGCGGGTGATGAATCAGGCCATCACCCAGGTGGTGGCTGGCCACTCCGTGGAGGACTACTGA
- a CDS encoding lysylphosphatidylglycerol synthase transmembrane domain-containing protein codes for MKGRARHAGGRALLKALLAVFGLVLSVVLLSTAFFKWNLSGTGALLQPRFPLGDFVRDLPGHLVWLVPFMLLQASIIPLRAVQWQRTLRRHVPLKERYHLVAIGAFVHNALPGKLGDVMRSFLLSRTQRIPFLRCLGTVGVCKLMEFAALMLLVMLSLLGPFGRTLSRFEGELKAAVLLCVGLVALVVLLAHWSGPLAFALHRRHKLPRVEGFLHHVSEGLGTARSFTGMAKVFVFSVAPVLASALAYGLALHGIGISGGLFAGAVVLGAISLGQSLPGVPAGMGIYYFVTSWAARSLGASPEDAAAFATLTHLGTVISQVAVGAVSVHLRKIRIRDLRKGGSLAREAANHVAHDAVEPARS; via the coding sequence GTGAAGGGGAGGGCGAGGCACGCCGGAGGCCGGGCGTTGCTCAAGGCGCTGCTCGCCGTCTTCGGGCTCGTGCTGTCCGTCGTCCTGCTGTCCACGGCCTTCTTCAAGTGGAACCTGAGCGGCACGGGGGCGCTGCTCCAGCCGCGCTTCCCGCTGGGGGACTTCGTGAGGGACTTGCCCGGCCACCTCGTGTGGCTGGTGCCCTTCATGCTGCTCCAGGCCTCCATCATCCCGCTGCGTGCGGTGCAGTGGCAGCGCACCCTCCGTCGGCATGTGCCCCTCAAGGAGCGCTACCACCTGGTGGCCATTGGCGCCTTCGTCCACAACGCGCTGCCGGGAAAGCTGGGCGACGTCATGCGCTCATTCCTCCTGTCGAGGACGCAGCGCATCCCCTTTCTCCGGTGCCTGGGCACCGTGGGCGTCTGCAAGCTGATGGAGTTCGCGGCGCTGATGCTGCTCGTCATGCTGTCGTTGCTGGGCCCCTTCGGCCGGACACTGTCCCGCTTTGAGGGAGAGCTGAAAGCGGCCGTGTTACTCTGTGTGGGGCTCGTTGCGCTGGTGGTGCTTCTGGCGCACTGGTCCGGCCCGCTCGCCTTCGCGCTGCACCGCCGCCACAAGCTCCCGAGGGTGGAAGGCTTCCTCCACCACGTCAGCGAGGGCCTGGGCACCGCGCGCTCCTTCACCGGCATGGCGAAGGTGTTCGTCTTCTCGGTCGCGCCGGTACTGGCCTCCGCCCTGGCCTACGGTCTGGCACTCCACGGCATCGGCATCTCGGGCGGACTCTTCGCCGGGGCGGTGGTGCTGGGGGCCATCTCCCTGGGGCAGTCGCTCCCGGGTGTCCCCGCGGGCATGGGCATCTACTACTTCGTGACGAGCTGGGCGGCCCGCAGCCTGGGGGCCTCGCCGGAGGACGCGGCGGCCTTCGCCACGCTCACGCACCTGGGCACCGTCATCAGCCAGGTCGCCGTGGGAGCCGTCTCCGTCCACCTGCGGAAGATTCGCATCCGCGACCTACGCAAGGGCGGGAGCCTCGCGCGGGAGGCCGCGAACCACGTGGCGCACGATGCCGTGGAGCCCGCGCGTTCCTGA
- the iscU gene encoding Fe-S cluster assembly scaffold IscU, producing the protein MAYSDKVIEHYENPRNVGTLDKEDPNVGTGLVGAPACGDVMRLQLKISEDGLIEDARFKTFGCGSAIASSSLVTEWVKGKTVDQAMTISNKDVARELSLPPVKIHCSVLAEDAIKAAIEDFKKKRAARQAKAS; encoded by the coding sequence ATGGCTTACAGCGACAAGGTCATCGAGCACTACGAGAACCCCCGGAACGTCGGGACGCTCGACAAGGAAGACCCGAACGTGGGCACCGGCCTGGTGGGCGCGCCCGCTTGCGGCGACGTGATGCGCCTGCAGCTCAAGATCTCCGAGGACGGGCTCATCGAGGACGCCCGCTTCAAGACGTTCGGCTGCGGGTCGGCCATCGCCTCGTCGTCGCTCGTCACCGAGTGGGTGAAGGGCAAGACGGTGGACCAGGCGATGACCATCTCCAACAAGGACGTGGCCCGCGAGCTGTCGCTGCCGCCGGTGAAGATTCACTGCTCCGTGCTGGCCGAGGACGCCATCAAGGCGGCCATCGAGGACTTCAAGAAGAAGCGCGCCGCGCGTCAGGCCAAGGCGTCCTGA
- a CDS encoding alkaline phosphatase family protein, with the protein MHLWAHGLVRRVRGKVPPASGRRARKLLLVHLDGVPKSLLDEALVAGRMPFLSRLVRSGAFHLDEAFWGAPTSTPYFQAGLLYGMRHSNLPAYSWFDRELGRRVQMNTPADALAIDQRLRGAGRTSLLDGGGHGYFSLFRAGAENALSMSTLASFEQMSRAFSYEMLGLLSARTRGIWDYLRSLGMDTWAAAREVVHWARGLHDWRHEPAFLFSHVFLQRLGWSFAFTKSLVDMARGVPVIYLVYGNYDEVAHRRGPRSEQARAELHRVDAYLAELYAVAGAVEQPYDVVFLSDHGHVDCLPWEQRRGQPLAQWLMAPHGDGPLSDDVVRGLCDGRTRPEPDTRPRAPFTPVAVDCGNFAHVYLSGEPHPLEAISLLARHPEVLARVTRSPDIGLVALRRGNSAVALVGDGVYTVDTLDRAPLSTEFSKRAVADFLRVLPTMSTAGDLVLFGEAVQRGGTVGFAWEFGSHGGLTRTEANSLVCWPAKAPVDLSGLSHCVQLHERLAAAYLDNIPRLRLVP; encoded by the coding sequence ATGCATCTATGGGCGCACGGCCTCGTGCGCCGGGTCCGGGGGAAGGTGCCACCCGCCTCAGGGCGCAGGGCGAGGAAGCTGCTCCTCGTCCACCTGGATGGTGTTCCGAAGAGCCTGCTGGATGAAGCGCTCGTCGCGGGGCGCATGCCCTTCCTGTCGCGGCTCGTCCGCTCGGGGGCCTTCCACCTGGACGAGGCCTTCTGGGGAGCGCCCACGTCAACGCCTTACTTCCAGGCAGGTCTGCTCTACGGCATGCGCCACTCCAACCTGCCGGCCTACTCGTGGTTCGACCGCGAGCTGGGCCGCAGGGTCCAGATGAACACCCCGGCGGATGCGCTGGCCATCGATCAGCGCCTGCGCGGTGCGGGCCGCACCAGTCTGCTCGATGGTGGGGGCCACGGGTATTTCTCCCTGTTCCGAGCGGGAGCAGAGAACGCGCTGAGCATGAGCACGCTGGCCAGCTTCGAGCAGATGTCGCGCGCGTTCTCCTACGAGATGCTGGGGTTGCTCAGCGCGCGCACGCGCGGCATCTGGGACTACCTGCGCTCGCTGGGCATGGACACCTGGGCCGCGGCGCGCGAAGTCGTCCACTGGGCTCGTGGGCTCCACGACTGGCGCCACGAGCCGGCTTTCCTCTTCAGCCACGTCTTCCTCCAGCGGCTGGGTTGGAGCTTCGCCTTTACCAAGTCCCTGGTGGACATGGCGCGAGGCGTGCCCGTCATCTACCTGGTCTACGGTAACTACGATGAGGTGGCCCACCGTCGGGGGCCGCGCTCCGAACAAGCCCGCGCCGAGCTGCACCGCGTGGATGCGTACCTCGCGGAGTTGTACGCCGTGGCGGGCGCGGTGGAGCAGCCCTACGACGTCGTCTTCCTCTCCGACCATGGGCACGTGGACTGTCTGCCCTGGGAGCAGCGGAGGGGCCAACCTCTGGCCCAGTGGTTGATGGCGCCCCACGGCGACGGACCCCTCTCCGACGATGTGGTCCGCGGACTCTGCGACGGAAGGACTCGACCGGAGCCGGACACCCGGCCGCGGGCGCCATTCACGCCGGTGGCCGTCGACTGCGGCAACTTCGCCCATGTGTACTTGTCCGGCGAGCCCCATCCGCTGGAAGCCATCTCCCTGCTCGCACGCCACCCGGAGGTCCTGGCCCGGGTGACGCGGAGCCCGGACATCGGCCTCGTCGCGCTGCGAAGGGGCAACAGCGCGGTCGCGCTCGTGGGCGACGGCGTCTACACCGTGGACACGCTGGACCGGGCCCCACTGTCCACCGAATTCAGCAAGCGCGCGGTGGCGGACTTCCTCCGCGTACTCCCAACCATGTCCACCGCGGGTGACCTGGTCCTCTTCGGCGAAGCCGTACAGCGCGGTGGCACCGTGGGCTTTGCCTGGGAGTTCGGCTCGCACGGAGGACTGACTCGCACGGAGGCCAACAGCCTGGTGTGTTGGCCCGCGAAGGCGCCCGTGGACCTGTCTGGCCTTTCGCACTGCGTACAGCTCCATGAGCGGCTCGCGGCGGCCTATCTCGACAACATCCCACGACTTCGGTTGGTGCCGTGA